The DNA window TTAGATTCTTTTGCAGATATAGGAATCTTCCTAACTTATTTAAACTTGGCATTTAACACTTTGTGTTACTTAGATATGCAGTTGCTAGGTACTAACATCCCATTCTTTTCTATATCAGGGATTATTACAGTCAAACTCAGTGACATGGTACAAATCTACAACTTTGATGGTGGAAACTGAAGAattacaaagaactgtgttttcctgagtgccaaaaaaaaaaaaaaaaaaaaaaaaaaaaaaaaaaaaagccgcgAGCCTCCTTGCACAAAATTGctagtttttgcttttttttttttttttgcattagttCTAATAGTTACCCAGTACTACCTTCCAGGGTCTCTGCACAATTAAAACACAACCACATAGCTTATTTTGCTATTTACAACTACATTAATGGTATTTGAGAGAACATCTGTATTCTATAAAGGGTAtatggaaagaaaggagaataGGTTGTATTAAAAAAGATAAAGACCAAAACTTGAACTGAAGCTGGGGTGATCAAAATCTGTTCCAGAGAGCAATAATGTGCCACTCCCAGGTGCTTCGACATCAGAAGGACCTGTGGACCGGTCACCTCTGTAAATGACCATCCTTGTCATTGAATAGTGTGTAAATTTTGACTTTGGCTCCATAATTTCACTAAGTCACTTGAGGATGTTTCATCAGTAATTAtttctggaaggaaagaaagcaaatctaaagaaagaaactaagtACACTGTAGCAAGAAGTAACTCTTAAATCATGCTTTAACTTTTTACCATATTTTCAGCTGTACAAAACCTTTAGTTTGAAGATTTTTAGACTGCTGTTAATTTGAAATCTGTTCATCTTACTGTGGAGTTtgatttgttcgtttgtttgctttctgtttgtttttaaagatgtttctaattagatttttaaaaagaagaatggaaTCTGGTTGCTATTTTATGATAGAACCTGAGACTTTGTGGTTCTTCATGTCCTCTGTAAAACTTGGTGTCAGAGTCATCAGATTTGAGGTTGTCCCTTCTATTCTGCTTTATATTACTGCCCATCAGGAAATGGGAACCTGGTGAATATATAATggattgtaaaatattttaatgtgtaaCTTTTTCAACTGTGAAACTGactattggttttgtttttttgttttttttttgatgaaaacAGCTGCTCATAAAGTATTTTGTGTAAAGTGTAGTTCTTATTAATCAGGAAATGATTAGTGGATTAGATATATATACCCTTGAACTTTATCCAAAATTCATTGGTAATCGTCATAGGCAAAGCAGAGTCCCTGTGTGTTCTCTGCCAGTCAGATGAATAGCATCACAGAAAAGATGAGGAGCCTGCCTTAAGGGTACACTGGAAACCTCATAGCACATAAACCTCGGTTTGTTCCTTAACATCATTTTTGTAAATGTGTTTGATTTGTAGTTTGGTCAGTAGTCCATGCCTGCCAGCTCTTTGGAGAAATGAAATTTCCAGCAATATGTTACACCTAGTATGTTAACCTTTTCTGAATATTACAGTgtccacttttttctttctctgcaaaCTACAGACCTGGGCTGGACCCTCACACTCAAGAATTCACCTTAAGAGTTATTTTGATGTTCATGACATCGCAAAAACAGCCAATTGAAAGGCATTCTGGGGCGTTGTAGATAGTGATGTTTCTACTTCAGATGTTTGGGGAAAGGGGGATGGAGGTGGGCCTGGGAAGGGGACACTCAGAGGGGCTGGAAGTCACAGGGATGTATTGCACATACTAGAAAGGGATCACTTCCAGTTTGGGGTTTTGAAGGCTGAACTAAGTCTTGACAACATCTTTAATTAGTAACTCTCAGTGGCAGAGCAATAGAGCTGAGCTGTCttaaacaaagaaaagcatttcagTAAGTAAAACTAAACTGATCTGGGTCATGACCCAAGaggcctctatttttttttttctccttataaaaaattgtttttactcTGGAAAGATGTTGGGCTCTGCCTTAGAAGAATTGTGCTCCTGATAAACCTGGTAACTCCATCTCCAAAGGTCCATAAGGGAAGTAGCTAAACTGCCATTCTGTGCCTCAGGCCTCACAACACAGACTCTGCAGAGCCCTGCATGTCTTATATGTGCAGATCAGACTTGGCATGCCTTACAGTTTGTGGGGGTCTGGGGGCTCACATTTCATGGCTTCAGCTGCTTGGAAAAGCTGTATAGTCACGGCAGCCTGTGGTGCCAGTTCCTTAGCTTGTGTACTCTCTTACTGTTTGGTTAGCATGGATCAAGGATCTTTAAGGACAGGTGTAAACACATGGGAAGGTTCTGAAGTTCAGAAGCGATTGGAGTCTATTAGAAGTCGCCCAGATTGCAGCGGCAATCTTGAGTGAGTTTGTGTGGAGTCTTCATTTGGTGGAGGTTGTGCACCTCCGTCTTTTTATGCAGTGCCTTTTCCTTTGCTTGGCTTTTGGGTATGGCCTGGTCTCGGCCGTGCAAAGGCAGTGGGCATTGGAAGAGGATTCTCTCACTTCTCAGGTGTCAGGATGTTTGCTGGTGGGCAGGATTAAAATGAATCTCTGTGTAGTGTATTGTTAGGGCTGATTTTCACTAACAGTAGACTCCATTCTTCATGTTAGtaagtacagaaagaaaaaaaacattttataagtCAAGTGGACTTTCTACAGCCTCATCTATTGTTTCACAGTAGTAATTTTGTGACAGAATGGTGTATATTTTTACATACTCTTTTTGTCGAGCTAGGTTAGTGAGGAGGCAGAAAACCTTCAGTGTTTCCTACTAAAGTATGGGAATGTGACTCAGTTGTTAGAGAGCCTGGCAAGTATGCATGGAGTCCTGGCTTTgagcctcagcaccacataaaaggtctgatgacacatgcctataatcctagcactaggaggtagaggcaggaagatcagacgctcaaggtcatcctcagctgcaatTAGTGAGTTCAGAGTCATCCTAGGATACCTGGTCTCCAAAACGTTTGGTGTGAATTTCCAAACGTAGTTATTTCCGttgatttagaagaaaaaaaaatccttttgtcGGGTTTAATGCATGTTCCTAAGAATAGCTGGGAAAATGAggctttatctgatttctagaaATGTTTTTGATTATGGTGATGTTGTGGTGATGGTGTTTTTTTAGGGTTTTGTCATTTTATCGTTGgcacagggtcttactgtatatatagtccaggctggcctcaaactcaagacgCTCTCCAGAGTACTGAGAAAACAGGTACCGTACCCCTCCCCCCCAGGGCTCCAGGAATCCAGGTTTCAAAAGTTGCTTTTATTATAATTCAGTCTTTGGACTTAGCTTGgctaaataaaatctaaaagaatacATTGCTTTCAAACATAATACTGTAATACCTTGGGGAATAAAGTACTACAAAAAGATGACTGCACTGCACACCACTTGTGCAAGGAGCTTGCTCTCCACTTTCAGCCAGattgtttctctccattttgttCATTCAGTAAGTTGAACGTGTAAGAGGAACTAGTTAGAAACATTCTtgctgggccgtggtggtgcacgcctttcatcccagcacttggaaggcagaggcaggcggatctctgtgagtttgaggccagccagggctacacagagaaaccctgtctcaaaaagaaaaagaaacattcttaGTGTTCTTATAACCCTTGCCCCAGAAGTGCATAGCACAGGAAGGCTCCATATGCTGTTTACTAGAGTAGCtcttctcaacctatgggtcatgacctctttgggaTCAGATgcccctttcacaggggctgcctaagaccatcagaaacacagatatttacattatgattcataacagcaaagttatagttataaagtaatatcaaaataattttatggttggaggcaccacaacatgaactgtatgtattaaagggtcgcagcattaggaaggttgagaaccactggcttagaatGTGGACAACTACAGCGTGACTCAATCAAAGACCTCTTCTGTCATACTGTTTGCAGCAAGGAGTGCAGCCTGTGACTGCACTCACTGCTAGTCACCACTGTCAGTGTCTGCTTGTCCCTAACTGCACAGTCTGTACCATCACGttcttcattaaaaaagaaagaaaacttaccTTGTGTCCAAATGGTCCTTAGCATGTGGTGTAAGCCAAGAGCTGTGAGAATCCCTTTGGCTGTTTCTCTTCAATGACAAACTAGTGTTGCTATGAACAGGGTCTAGTTAGATTTGAGTTTTCTATGTAATTACTTGATTGAAAAACTGaatcaagccaggcatggtggcactcgcagcactcaagaggcagaggcaggcggatctctatgagttcaaggccagcctggtctacaaagtaggttccaggacagccaggactcttacacagagaaaccctgtcaagaagaaaaagaaagggaaactcAACCAATTTTTTTCTGCCCTAGCAATAAGTGCTAGAGAAATGAATACTAATGTCTGTAAAGCATTAAGAATTGTTAACATACCTTGGCTAGTTTGTTAGCATTCAGAGTatcactcagtggtagagcatgcctACCATagtaggttcaattcccagtagtaAGACCGAGAAAAATTAGAGGCTCGAGTACTAAAAAAGATTTAGATGCTTGTGTTTCATGCTGCTATTTATATACATAGGAGTaggtgtgagtatgtgtgtagaaATGGGATATTTTCTCATGTCTGTTGGAAACTAGAGTCTATATATGAAGTCAGTTTAGAAGCAACCTGCTTTGCCTTCCGTTATAAACAGTGCAGAAGGTGAGCTGCCTTGGACTGGTAACAGACATGAGCATTGATGTTCCTGCTTTCACAAAAGCCCATCACCACTTAAATTTTACTGGACTGCCAAGTGGCTTGAACTTCAAATTGACTCTCTTCTCCAACTTAATGTCTGTCTTCCCTGGGATGAATCACTAGTCAGTGTCTGCTTGGGAAACCTCTGTGACTGATGAAACACACACCTGAGGCTTCAGTGTTGAGATGGTAGGGGAAAAGCACAAAACTATATTGTTAAGTTGGAAGTCAAGTTTATTTATTAGGAAATGGGTTTGAGATTTATCTTTAATTTGAGGAAATGACAGAATCTCCATTTATAGTTTATCTTGGACATGCATAGTGTGTTTTATTGTGGGGACATTTGGTATACAAAGTATAATCCACAACCTTTACACAGCACATCAGTTAGCCAAGGGACGAGAGATGGGGTAGTTGAGGGACACCTCTCAGAGCTTACCTGCTCCCTACTGCCACCAAACACAGCCAAATAGGCCGCTGTAGCTCAGCACAAGGATGTCCCAGCTCCTGGCATCTCCATCTGCAAATGAGCAGAAACTAAGCCTGCCGGTTCACATGCCTGTCTTTAAGCCTGAAGATCATCAAAAGAGGCATTTCCAAATGCCTACACCTGCGAAGCTGTGAATGGAAATAAAGCCTGTTCTGAAGCACGTTCCCCTCGGCCCACAGTAGAGAGGTGGCAAGGAGACTCCATAGCTGTCACTCTACTGAGTTAGCCACTTAGCTAATTTGTGACTTGAATTTAATTACTAACAGGCTTTAAACTGGCTTAGAATCGTGTGACTGATTACAGCAACATGTCAAAAGTTGTTTGAAAAGTCTCATTCTGTTGTTTCCAATGaaggattttcatttttgtgtgtggatCTGTAAAGGCACGTTGAGGtgctttggaaaagcagccagctcTTAGGCTCAGATTTCATCATAAACTGGAAGGCCTTGCTGGAAGTCTTGGGACACTTACGCAGTCACctcagttgactttttttttttaacttttgtgtgtgtgagtgttttgcctgcatgtatgtgtaagcCACTGGCGTAgtgactgcagaggccagaagagggcgtcggacgtcctggaactgaagttacagatggttggttgGGAGccgcaatgtgggtgctgggaagcaagtttttttttttttttagacagggattctctgtgtagctatgacTGTTCTGGACCTCGaacagtctggcctcgaactcagagattctcctgtctctgcctcctgagtactgggattaaaggtgtgtgccaccaccgcccggcagaagcaagcattcttaaccgctgagccatctccagccctctggCTGATTCTGTTGCAGAACACCAACTGTCCAAGTGAACCATTCTCCAGCAAGCATTATTCGATGTGGGTGTTGGACTCAGGTACAGCTTAGCTCATACTTGTATTTGTTTCTCCTGTTCCCACAGTGTGCAGAGACTGAAAGGAGCTTAGGGGAAGGGTAATAACTAGAAAATGCCACAAAGTAAAAAGAGCAGCTGCGTGACAAGgtcacacacacatgagtgtaAGGTGGATTTTCCAGGCGGCAGCTTTCCTCTTGGAATGGAGGGTAAGGGAAGAACAAACTACAGTAAACGTAGCAGACCTGGGTTTTCTTCCGTTGTTGGCAGTTTTGATCTACTTGTAGTAAATGAACTGCTAgctatgagtatgtgtatgtgcgttGTCTACACGCCTGCATGCATGTGTcggtgtgtggagaccagagcaaCTTCAGGTGGTGGTCCCCAGTCATTGtccatgtttgagacagggtctctcattgacctggaggTCACAGATTTGCTATTCTGGCTGTCCCTAGTGTTGGGGTTCCAGGTCCAGGCCAACAGGCCTgctttgtctttgttgttttgtttgcttattttcgTTTTGTATGTGTCTGAGAAACCAATCTCAGGTTCTCATTTTACCAACCGAGCCATCACCCCAGCTCCCACTGCCTTTTTCTGTGAGAAACATCATATGAACTGCACATGCTGGCAGCTGAGTGCTCGACAGACAGACTTAGGAATGGCTTGTTTCGTGCCAACATGTTCCATGGAGAAATGAAGTTATGTAGAGGAGTGCCTTGAATTAATTTTACCTACAAGGAGAAAGGTGCTCCCTTGGCTTATCTGAGGAGACTGGGAAAAGAAAGACTGTTGAAACTACATGTTTTTAGAATAACTAGAAAACGGCCAACATCTGAAGAATGGTTCCCCTGGGGAAAGCTGTGATGCCTGCCCTTGCCCTGTACACAACAGGTTTGTAAGCAGCTATCACTGGtttagtgctggggatcaaatccacaaccttgtgtgtgctaggcaggtgctctatctGGAAGCTATAACCCCAGCTATGTTCTTAGACAAGATCtgtatatagcccaagctggctttgaatgtgatcctcctgcctcagcctcccaagtgctgggatcacaatgCTCCGCCATGCCTGGCAGTGCTCAAGTCGTCAGCTGGAGCATCTCGGGATGGGAGAGGTGTGGCTGCCTCTTCAGCCCTCTGCTCCTTCCCTGGCTCTTCGTCACACTGCACCCCGAAGACCTGCGCCTGCCCACAGAAGgtgctctgcctcctgcctgaacTCTCACCACCATGCTGTACTGTTCACACTGAAGAGATAAGTGCTGTGTCAACCTCACCAAGCCAACAATCAGGGCCCCACCCAGCAAAGTCAACAAAGGCCAAAACAAGCAATGAAAGACAACCTTGTGGCCAGACTTCCTCAGGACGACTCCCAGCTGGCCATCGGGACTGTAGAAGCAAGTGAAAGTTCCATTTCTGTGATCGAAGAATTCCTTGATGTCCCGGGCAGTGTTAAGCAGATCATCCCTGTCTTGGTGACACTTGGGTGTATAAAAGCACTGGAGATTGGAGGAGGAAAAATGCACTGTCAACAGTGGCCACCACGAAGGGCTCCAGGCGAATGTTATGGTGAGGGTCATGGTATTTAACATGGTCATCTTGCATAgtgtggagggaaggaaaaggttgGCAATAGGGCTTAGAATGAAATCACTGTGTCTCTTAGCTATCGGGCTCCATGCTGAGGGGACTACAGGACTGTGAGACATGgagcaaaggtgcttgctgccaagcctgaccacctgagctcTAGCCCCAGgatcacacagtggaaggagagaactgatgcctGTGAGTTTTCTTCACACCTCCACACACCATGGCACgagtgcctacacacacacacacacacacacacacacacacacacacacacacgcttttcAATGTGTGACTTTAAAAATGATTGCATCCAATATAGAAAACCAGAAATATTAGATTAAGTGTTTAATCACCCACAACACTGTTATAGCATGTCATCTAATAAGACCGTCATAAGTGTAACTATGAACTGTAAATCACATGAACCAGTGTGTAATTTATAAGTTCTTTAAATGTCTTAAGAATTactgccaggtggtagtggcacataactttaatcccagaacttgggaggcagaggcaggtggatctctgtgagtttgaagccagcctgaactatagagtgagttctaagataaTCAGGACTaccaagagaaaccctgtttgaatcctacccccccccaaaaaaaaaaagaattaccaaCTTGGCTGAAGGAAGactgcattcattcattctaacCAGGACTACAATGGGAAGATACTGCCCACTTAGGACTTCACACTGAGCCAGGAAACTGGAATATATCTCTCCTTTCTGCGTGCCCATTTCTCTTCCAAGACTGCTGCCAGCTCCATTTATCCTGATGGAATACTTTGAACATATCcagttggtagagtccttgcctagcatacacaaatcCCTGGTTCGATCCTCAGTCACTTATAACAGGGCGTTATaacatcccagtacttgggaggtagagctagATGATTCTAATTGcatggtcatccttggctacatagcaagtttgggaacatcctgggctacatgacacacataccctccaaaaaagaaaatgttcactGGAAGGAAGCTGGCTTTCCACAGATGGCTTGTGCCCCACTCAGGACAGCATTCTGAAAGGGCAGCAGAGAGAGCCCTTAGATAGCAAATCCACGTTACCTTGGGGTTGGTTCTGACCGCCTCATCATCGTAGTGGAGAAGCACTTTCTGGCCTGAGTGGGTGAGGTTTACGAACACCTGCAGACAGGGATACCCGCCCTGGTCCTGGCAGCTGCCCTCACAGGTGAAGGCGAAGTTCAGCCAATCGTCtgcaatgtgtgtgtggatggtgGTGCAGTTTGATTCTTCTCTGTTAGAGCTGTGAAATAAAAAAAGTGTTCTTCCTAAGTAAGGATGCAAGGATTGAAAGCACCTACTGGAAAGTCAAGTTCTGCCTTCTAAGACACAGCTGGGGTAATGGTCCACCCCAGACACCAGCACAAACATCACATCTTGATCAGAGAGCAGGAGGAACACAGATGGGAAAAGAGCCAGGTGACAAGTGCCTCAGTTCTGATCCATGGGGAGCATTTCCTCTCCACCAGCCCTAACACAATACTGTCAGACTTTAGATTCACCTGAATGAGTTCACTCATTAGCATCAAAAGTGCCCAGTGTGGATTCCAGGTGATCCCTCCCAGAGACTCTAGCTCAGGAGGTCTGAACTGAAGCCTGAGACTCTTatattagctgggtggtggtggtgcatgcctttaatcccagcatctgggaggcagaggcaggcagatctctttgagttcaaggccagcctggtctacagagtgagttcccagacagccagggatacacagtgaaactctatcTTGACTTCCCCTACCCGCCCCCCCCAAATTGCAAATACTAGGAGAAATTAACTAAGTACCATTACCTGatggggggatgtctttctgtatgctgtgaatatgtgttgctctgattggttgataaataaagccatttgtcctatgcaaggcagcttagaggcaggcaagaaattcaaagagagagacaggaagaagacaccagtgagctgcccaaggaacaacatgtaatgggatgtagctaaagccacagaatatgtggcaatacatagattaatagttatgagctaatttaagatataagagctagctagcaaaaggtttgagccatggccatacagttataattaatataagcctctgtatgtttacttgggagatATGAGTGGGAaagacataggaaaactttcagctacaaatggcgcccaacatgggcaagagtttccacctaaaaccggaaaaagcttttaaaaaaagattctaaaacggagctaaaaacagctccctAGTTGTCTCTCTCTGGCCAGCTGCAGCCTGCGGGCTTGAGCTactcttgacctgcagtatggtggatTCCCACCTCAGTACACAGAGACGTCTCCAAGCCACACATTACACTGTGTGggggatttagcctttgctaatacagacaaaaaaaaaaaaaaaaagtttctgggctacacgctgctttgatagaagcatagacccactgcctcccagtaagcagacagcatggctcccagagctggcggtgaATTATCtccgccatgttgaaaagctgagatgggcagagtcagcagccaaggctgctgcttcagttCTAACCACTGCAGtgtaaagcaatagattcacaataagacagattcagatggaataagactttcagtggtttacagtgtgtgtacaaatgtatgtaggcttagaagagaaaaaataaatgagagttatataaaaatagtttcaaaaaataaagtctttaaagagacaataaaggtaatataaaaaataagccacataaagatgtaTATTACACAaggagtctggattatattgtctttgggatttttaactgcagagaaacatttgattgtaaaagctgatgagttaaatcaatatgtatattttaaagttatctttatttcaaaatttatgtctaaggatatgttgctttggaaaagaggttctgcttttgtttccacagaagatgagaacctgtggattgtttCCAGGCTCATATGGTTTGACAAGGAAGGCCCCTGAGAGGTCTCtggatgatccaacatccaaaacagcttcaaagtAACTGGCTCAGAAActacagcatcacagactattctagtcaGGACTTgcccataattcttaattttctcaggatccccataagattatcaGTGCCCAAAATCAGCAGTTAGTAGTAtaaaaagctatgcccaaattcccaaaatattgtttataaatgtttatttttatttaaagggggttgattataaaagcaatctctttctaaagaagaaaaggggatagtatagatatgataggatgaaagggtagattattgaatttacttttaaagatcaacttgtttgaaatgttttacattactgtgaattttagtttattgatacaaatttaaagttaattttgttatactatatatatgtatatatatatatatttctactctcatttaaggtattatgtttatgtaacttatttaaaattgtaatggataattaaatacatattaataattaatctatgatagtcaaacttatagtcatgttaagttttctaggtatacatagatataattcagttaggtaggtaatcttcaaacacttcaaagacctacagaatatggcatttaaaatgttttaaaaacttagactttcctggataATGAGACAAGTCTGTTGCTGGTAGCACCAATtttcttcagagaggaggatgggcatcaaagacactccatatagagttatcttcttcttggcaaagacagccatttgggcaagaaactgttcttgcctagactacttgacaaaatgttgtgttGACTGGATATGGATGAAccatgggaaggtgaccactgaactttgcaaggcgagatggtccttcaggttcctgcttcgcagaagacattctacaggacgcagaaaaaagtgactgagagactagaccTATGGactaaagatggatgcccaaacattacaaaggaactttggatgactgcccAGGcaagcagctgtctctgtcattctagatttttggaagttgcttacaatgctcttcctgtttacttaggtattattatccttctgaggtctttgatatagttaaagaccagataattataattttccttggttatgataagagataaagtAGATATGAAAccatagactcacaaatataggatagaatatttctttaattttacaaaatacaaatagactagatattgtaactgtaattcttgcttgataactgttttgttatatgtaattttaacagGTTAACATTAAAa is part of the Peromyscus eremicus chromosome 6, PerEre_H2_v1, whole genome shotgun sequence genome and encodes:
- the Kcnmb3 gene encoding calcium-activated potassium channel subunit beta-3, which encodes MATAPPASGKSDGEPLKVHPKLPSSAGEDRATLLGIAMMASSVLMFFLLGTTVLKPFMLSSNREESNCTTIHTHIADDWLNFAFTCEGSCQDQGGYPCLQVFVNLTHSGQKVLLHYDDEAVRTNPKCFYTPKCHQDRDDLLNTARDIKEFFDHRNGTFTCFYSPDGQLGVVLRKSGHKCEQYSMVVRVQAGGRAPSVGRRRSSGCSVTKSQGRSRGLKRQPHLSHPEMLQLTT